The Glycine soja cultivar W05 chromosome 3, ASM419377v2, whole genome shotgun sequence genome window below encodes:
- the LOC114407081 gene encoding uncharacterized protein LOC114407081 translates to MKEKSQNRERKKTEQHSMASRKGFLSKVSSMFASSSTDLEPKSTDGDLELDEADVFNWNMSNDYNNKNTVTESKKRPRSGKKKKVEGGGGKVNPVASSSMPVAIPDWSKILKEDFKEHEKRDFVSDDDDDHDHDRREPVPPHEYLARTREASHSVQEGKGRTLKGRDLRSVRNSIWKKLGFED, encoded by the coding sequence atgaaagaaaaatcgcaaaacagagagagaaagaaaacagAGCAACATTCAATGGCGTCTAGGAAGGGCTTCCTTTCGAAAGTGAGTTCCATGTTTGCATCATCAAGCACCGATTTGGAGCCCAAATCCACAGATGGTGACTTGGAATTGGATGAAGCTGACGTGTTCAACTGGAACATGTCCAATGActacaacaacaagaacactgTGACAGAGTCGAAGAAGAGGCCACGATCTGGTAAGAAGAAAAAGGTGGAGGGTGGTGGTGGCAAAGTGAACCCTGTGGCCTCGTCCTCAATGCCAGTGGCTATTCCTGATTGGTCCAAGATTCTGAAGGAGGACTTCAAGGAGCACGAGAAGAGAGACTTTGTTAGTGACGACGACGATGATCATGACCACGATCGTAGAGAACCAGTGCCTCCTCATGAGTATCTTGCTAGAACCAGAGAAGCTTCTCACTCAGTTCAAGAAGGGAAAGGAAGGACCCTCAAGGGTAGGGACTTGCGCAGTGTCAGAAATTCCATTTGGAAGAAATTGGGGTTTGAAGATTGA